A section of the Meles meles chromosome 8, mMelMel3.1 paternal haplotype, whole genome shotgun sequence genome encodes:
- the TMEM126B gene encoding complex I assembly factor TMEM126B, mitochondrial, which translates to MAAPGREAGADLKDAGVVPVRAGEAPKDIRMATYSHGQPSLSLADAKLRRPMIIEIMEKKIEYLRKEKTLNIYGTAFLGTAASFSGIMANFIFRRCFKVKHDALKTYASLTTLPFLSTVVTYKLLVTDALYLGNISQENCVLRSSLISIICGVLYPCGLAFSKNGRLAVKYHTVPLPPKGRVLLYWLLLCQTEIKAMVIPLVLETAFGIFNGLQHYARFESRRENCT; encoded by the exons ATGGCGGCGCCCGGGCGTGAGGCTGGGGCTGACCTGAAGGATGCAGGTGTGGTGCCGGTGAGAGCCGGGGAAGCGCCCAAG GACATCAGAATGGCAACATACTCACATGGTCAGCCCAGTCTTTCTCTGGCAGATGCAAAACTCAGAAGACCAATGATCATCgaaatcatggaaaaaaaaattgaatatcttagaaaagaaaa GACTTTAAATATATATGGCACAGCGTTCCTTGGAACAGCAGCTAGTTTCTCTGGAATAATGGCCAACTTCATTTTCAGACGTTGCTTCAAGGTTAAACATGACGCTTTGAAGACATATGCATCACTGACTACACTTCCGTTTTTGTCTACTGTAGTCACTTATAAGCTCCTTGTAACGGATGCCTTGTATTTGg GCAATATAAGCCAGGAAAATTGTGTTCTGAGAAGTTCACTGATTAGCATAATATGTGGTGTTTTATATCCCTGTGGTTTGGCTTTCTCTAAAAATGGACGCCTTGCAGTCAA gtATCATACTGTTCCACTGCCACCGAAAGGAAGGGTTTTACTTTACTGGCTGCtgctttgtcagacagagataAAAGCAATGGTGATTCCTCTGGTCTTAGAGACAGCCTTTGGAATATTTAATGGTCTGCAACATTATGCAAGATTTGAAAGTAGACGAGAAAACTGTACATGA